CAGCACACCATCAGAAAAGCTACTAATTTGGGAAAACAATTTATAACCATAGGATAAAGTTATTGATAAACTATTTATGACTATGTTCCCTTATGCCTTCAGGTATTCTTTCTTAAGAAGCCCTTTTTTGAAGGTATATTCACCCGCTTCagaattttacaaataaaaattatcagtACAATACTTACTTCCAGCTGACCACCCCATGCAGCTGTATTCACTATATcatcacagtatttttcaaattcctCTGTGAGGAAAGAACAGACAACTTTTAGTACTTCTCTTATGCGAGAACAAGCAACtgaggaaaaatactgattgTACAATGAAGAACTAGAACCTGAAAAGTCCAAACACATTATCCAGGAAAACACGTATGTTcactgaagagaaggaaacgaaaagaaaatcaccagaggccaaaaaacccccataactgttttagaaaaattaagacTGAAGACAGGAATAAAAACAAGTATGGGAATAAAAAGAAGTACAGGTTTATATTTTGAACTTTTTATTCAGGGAATTGTTAACAACAAGCATGAAATTGCgtacagttttcttcctgttaagTTTCAGAGACTGTTGTTTTGAGACTCTAGAAAAGAATGTGATAGCAGGTAGTATGCTTAGTTCTTATGTTAGCTAGGTGTCaggtatgtttttaaaatcttgtaaCTGTACGTAGTTCAACTGTCgttttttttaagttccaaattagctgctttgtttttaacctCTGAAGTACTTATTCCCAATAGTTTCTTTGTTAATAGCTAAATAAACCTTTTGCAGATCATGTTCTACAGAAACCAAGCTTTCAAATTTATGAATTACAACCCTTCAGGCTTCTGAACCATATGAATAGATTCTGAtaaagaaagaacagatttgCTGAAGACTGCTCAGAATTGTTTTTCATACATTCCCCTTATAACAGACTTAAGAGACATAAGAAAACCACaactccctgctgctctgcagaactTCATTCAGTCTTCTCTTAGGGCACATTTATCCTGTGACAGTTACCTCTGTAAACATGGGAAAGATGCCTCCTACTTCACAACAGCCCCCAGTCACCAACTGAAATCCACAGCAATAACTATTAAATGAATGTAGCAGTAAGTTAAAAAACCGTAGTCATTTGCACGATGTTCCAGATGCAGTAAGAAAAGAATAAACCATGTATTGCTCAAATAAGTACACAAATTCCATTTAACTGCCTTTAGTCAGCCTACACCATTGCTCCACACTAAATGCCTTTATCTTTTTTAGTTTAGTCTGTTTATAAGAAAGGGCTCCAAAAGGCCTAGtgtaaacagtgaaaataaagggtagaataagaaaaagcatCTATGCAAACTATTATAAAAGAGATTTGCTTGAATTTCACACTCATTTTTAACAGCTTTCCTATGTAAATTGAAAACTCCAATataaaagctgacaaaaaaaatcatccctAACCTGGTAGACAAGCTGTTTATAATACAACTTAAAATCACATACTAGAACATGATTACCATCTAGTAACCAGCAAGTTCTGAtttctattactttttaaatgggGAATAATGTTTGCTAgattactttaaataaataaaaaaaaagataaattacaaAGATTCCAGTGTACCAAATTTCATAGTGGACCATAATTCTGTGTTCCATAGAACACAGCCAAACCAACAAAGTAACAAAGTTCAGGAACAAATACCATAATGGATTAGTCCCCATTCAGCTGTAACCAAGATGaagaattttcagaaatagttgtaacagtttttaaaatctcttatGCCACAAGTCTTACCTCTGCTATACATGTCTCCAGTACTAGGGTTTGTAAGAAATGGCAGGAAGTCATCAAAGTGACTTTGCATATACTTTGCTGTTTGGTTCCTCAGAGTTGCAACAGTCCAGGAATTTTGGCGATCCTTGAGCTGATCTTCAATAGCTCTGTACATGCAATGGCCATCTGAAGGGATCTGTTTAATCTCTAAGTGCCTTGCTGCCAATAGGGAGGCAAGTTTCTGACTTTCAAGATGTCTAGCACCCGTTAAATTTTCTATCTCAGCTTCAGCtatcctttcttctctttctttctccaaagcagcttttttttccttagattaaaaacacataaaaattacagcaaatgtTAAAATTTAGAAGATGCCTGTACAGCTCTTGGCTTAGTGCTTGCTTCTAactcttcaaatattttctcagtaCATTGGTATCTGTGAAATGTTCTCCCAAATCAGTACTACTAAATCTTGGAGACCTCCTAAACCCAAACTTTAGCAAATAGTAAGTGACCAATATATCCTAACTGCCTCTGCCACCACACCCGAAATAATGCAATGGGAGAAATCTTAATTATATCAACACGCAAAATAACACTTTACAACACCCATACAAAGGCTATTAATAGTAGTAATTTCTTCAGGATCACCTATTTCACCACATTGGCAAACAACTCAAGTATGAGGATTCTaattaaacaacagaaaatattgcTCTTTCATAATAAGTGTGAGATCTACCACTTACGCATAGGATTGCATAATGGAGCTCATGTCATGAAACTGAAACTCCCTCAGGCTAGGTAGTATACCTCATAAAAGACTGCTCCCTAACCTAAAGGAAGGATAAGAACGCATACAGAGAATACTAGAGGGGATGTAATAATAcataacataaaaattaattttatagaaTGCTTTGTAAGTTTATGCTTAAATTAACAAGGGAATAAGAGTCAAAGTAAATGAACaagtaaaaaaggaagcagTACAGAGAATGATCTTTTCACTCTCACACTTAAAATTCACCACAAATCAAGACCAGACTAGTTTAGGCAACCACAATATAGGAAAACTAGGCTACAGAGTTTTATTTTGCCTAAACATGGTGCAATGAATTAGGAACATCCTTTTATCATGTTTGTTACAAGGCAGCTCTGCAGTAGTGATCATGTAACAGGGGATGGACTCTGCAATAAAGCAGTGCTCCTCTGGCCCTGAACCAATATTCATGCAGGTACAATGAGAATGCTAATCCATCACAATTTAGCATCTGAAGCTTAACAAGATTTAATGGCCTGGACACCAGGTAATGTAAATTTTTGAGTTGTTAAGAAACAAGAATTTCAGTATTAATGTTCTTTTGTTAAATGTGTAAAGTTCTACTACTTGCATATTTTCCACGTAGtattttacattgttttaattcaaatactttatttctttattaatgtttttagtgaaattcttttaaaagatcATTTGCTTTAcatcatttgttttttctagctCCCATCTCCTGACCTATTCTGATTCCCAGCCCACGGCTGAGGGTAGGAAAGTACAACTGTTTATAAAATGCTTACATATCTCTAGGTAGCAGCTTTACAGATTTTCAAGGCACCCAGTAGGTACAGCATCAATACTGAATTAGCCAGGTAATGTCCCCTGCAAAATTGTTTAACTTTGGTTATTACAGTTAAGTTTAAGTGAATATAACTTCAatcaaatatttgtaaaatgtttaaatgttaaatCATACCCGcctcttctgtgcttttgttaTTCGAGGATGCTGAATCTGTTGCTCTACTCCTTCAAGCTCTAAATTTGCAACCCCATCAGCTATAGAAtctctctaaaaagaaaaaaatgttaaatattcttGTTAGTATAAATGATAACTGAGATAGGCATCTCCTGAAACCATTTTAAGTTCTGTTCCTAGGTAATTCCAGAGTATACTTAGCAAGTTTAACCACAAAGATCTGTGTATAACACAGAACCTGTCAAAACCAAAAGTAAAGCATTTCACATCCCAAACCACTGTCatgcattttattactttttctgtAGTCTCAACAAAGAGACAGTTACGAACTGCACATCTCAAATTTAATCTATATGTTCTCTTACAAGCTTCCACACTGAAGTGTGAACACTGCTTACTGGCTGAAAGGGAAAGTTTTCCTCACCATACCAGCCCACTGAAGTACCCAAACAGCCATTATCAAGTTCCGTGACAATTAAAGCAGAAGAAGGTTCCACCTTCCATACCAAAGCATaaccagcagctggaaaagacaGGGAGTTGACACttcaagaaaaatgacaaagctAACCCCATAATGGTATGAACTAGATGTCACACTTGGAAGCATGGACATGTTTCGATCCGAATTAAAAAGTtgagaagtgaaaaaaaccataaatctCAGAACAGAATAGTCTCAGACAAAGCTATATGTCCAGGGCAAGGATTTTAGCTTGAAAGATCCTCCACTGTAAAGTTTTGACAGCtcatttagcaaaataaaacaaactcttGAAACTAATCTAAGATACAGGTAAACAGAAGCATTATGTTTAATGCATAAGCATCTGATTAAAAACTACCACAGAAGGTTTTTATAGGGTCATAACTCTCGcaattgaaaacttttttttttccacaaggaTTCTCAGCAGATGCTTCTCAATCAAGTCTATTTCCCTAAAAgtcattcagaaatgtttttactctcattttcaaacaaaagtgCATTCTGCTGAACATTTTATTGGGTCACTAATCAGAAAACATCTACTCCTGAAAGTGTCAGACAGACAGGTCgttgtttgtttctttacaaGATTTAAACAGCCCAAAGACACACACTGTTAGGGAAACACTTAAGGAGATGTATGAGCATGGAGCATTAGCGTCATTCACAGATAACTGTATTGCACCAATTTAGCCATAAGCTCTATTCCCATTTAGGTAGGAGAAAGTATATGAACAGGCCTACTTGAACAAGCGGTCCTTAAATTCAGGCACATGATACAAATAGAGTTCTTTTCAGTACTGAATATACAAAATTAAGTCTATGGATTGCAAATTCACTATAACAGGAGTTTCCAGCACTCTGCTTATTAAGTGCTAAAACACAGGTGAATTTTTCTATGTCACACAAGTATTTAATAGTATCTAGTTTACTCAGGTGGTCATATTTCCTGCAGCTAAATTTGAATAATGCTAAGCCTCTGTTAAAAATTAAGTGGTTTGCCATCAAACAGCAAACTGGAAGCACTTAAGCATGTAGCTATGTTGCCAACATGGCAGAATAATAGCATTTAAGACAATTCCCATCATCACAGAAAGTATCTTCTTACAAAAAGGTCAATTACCTTGTTGACAGAATTGCAAGACAAAAACCACTGCATCAGTCAAATGCCTATTGAAGGCCAACAATACTCTAGTAGTCTACATAAGATAATTAGAGTGACAATATAAcaggaacttaaaaaaaaccccaaatatttctttaagaCAACTGAGCTACTAATGTAGCCTtaagagcaaaaccaaatactgctcaacaacaacaaaaaaccccgcAGGTAAATGCCCCTTCTAGCAATGCCCACCCAGTGTAACAGCTGAATCTTTCCAAAGATGAAAGAGTTACCAATACtgtgaggaaaaggagaaatactttaaagtgttacttcattataatttttaaaagttaaagaagCCCTAACACAAATTGTATCTGTACAACTTCAGCTAAAGTTAAGGCACCTACCTTATTCTGCTCAGGTGAAGCTTCCTTCAGCTGCTTTAATTCCTCCTTGTGCTTCTGTTCAAGTTCTGCCTCTAGTTTGGCAACTTCATCAGCCAGCTGTTTTCGTCTCTTTTTATCATTCTTGGGAACAGCATTTTTCATACCTTGAATTTTTGCTGTTAGAGAAGTAGTGTAATAAAACATTACCTCTCAATATAGATACCTCACAGTCATTGTAGAAAAGAGAACTGCAAgtcatacagaagaaaaaatttacaaatatCAACATATCAGTATGTTTTAACAGTTTAGCTATGACACTGCCTGTTATGATCATCACGTTTTAAAGCagctatatttttcttaatagatGCAAACATTATatctgaagaagagaaaaacttGTGCCAGGTTACTATTACAAATACTTAAGAACTTCATCAACACAGCAGACCTCAGCCTGTTGCCTTCAAAAAGTTTATCTGGGCACTGAGATCTCAAATGCTGTCACAAGAAAGATATGTAAATTTTTAATCACACAAGTAGtagtttaaaagtaaaaacagagTTTACCTGTCCTTAAAATGAAGCTTCTAAAAGCAAGATGGgtattcaagaagaaaaaaaagcctaaatttCCTTAAGTTCCATACGTACTTTTAGGCTGTGAGTCAAGGCTCCATTTCTcaaatcacagaatagtttggttAGAAAGGATGTCCAGAAGTCATCTAGatcaacctcctgctcaaagtgGGGCTGAATTCAAAGCTACATCAGGTTATGCTAATTCAGATTGATCTGGAATTTATTCAGATGACTGTGCAAACTCTCCAGGGATGAACATTCTGCAACCCTTCTGGgcagttttttccccatgtttaaCCATCcttattatgaaaatattttccctttttcctcccatgaGGATTGTTCTTGTAACCACTTCCAGCCATTGTCTCTAGACCATTCTCTAcgctttgctttgaaaagtctGGCTCCATCCATTACGCAGTGGAAACTACAATCAGATcccccacagccttctcttcttctccaggctgaacacaCACAGCTCCCACAGCCTGTGCTCTTACATGAACACACCCTGCTAGCTCTCATCACTTCTGTATTCACTGTTTAAGAGTTACAGCACCAATTATTTAACACCCTGCTTGCTATTCACCATCTGTACATTTTCCTGTCCTTCACCCTTGACTGACACGATTGAACTGAAGATGATGGCTACGATAATAAAACTTTTCAAGAAGAGGCAGCAAGAATGCTCACACTGAAAGATTTACATTAAGCATTCAGCCTCACAGATGAATCAGCTGAGTttgacagacagaaaagcagttttgttcataaaaattaacataatgGGGGAGAAGGAAGCCCAGGACTTAAGAGGCAAACACAAATACACAAGGAGAGTATATGGGGGTGGTAGAGACAAGGATCATCAACTGGAGGAGATGATGGATTTTCAGAGGCTGAGACAGACCTTATGTTAGTTCTTATGAACAAACTGTTTTGTTATCTGTCAAACAGTTAATCATTGCACTTCTcaggaatgtatttttcaagtgGGTAAAATGTGTGCCTATAGGTCCACGGCCTCTCCTAACTGGAAAGACTGGGGCTGTCTTCTACACACCCCTCCCACCTTTAGGTAGT
Above is a genomic segment from Ciconia boyciana chromosome 2, ASM3463844v1, whole genome shotgun sequence containing:
- the OTUD6B gene encoding deubiquitinase OTUD6B; the encoded protein is MEGSGDEEAGADGPLQRLVKRQRKEKRELQAKIQGMKNAVPKNDKKRRKQLADEVAKLEAELEQKHKEELKQLKEASPEQNKRDSIADGVANLELEGVEQQIQHPRITKAQKRREKKAALEKEREERIAEAEIENLTGARHLESQKLASLLAARHLEIKQIPSDGHCMYRAIEDQLKDRQNSWTVATLRNQTAKYMQSHFDDFLPFLTNPSTGDMYSREEFEKYCDDIVNTAAWGGQLELRALSHILQTPIEVVQMDSPPIIVGEEYSGKPIILVYMRHAYGLGEHYNSVKLLTDAATENGS